One genomic segment of Patescibacteria group bacterium includes these proteins:
- a CDS encoding Asp-tRNA(Asn)/Glu-tRNA(Gln) amidotransferase subunit GatB: protein IGGQWLAKIKAGLIELPMEKKKRFKTEYNFDETTAEILVSDKNLADYAEKVISELRAWIDSAGDDWARQKNKLAKITANWLIGELFKYLNENKKAIIDIKITPENFAEFIALVHKGKINSSAAQKIMQTMYEKGGDPTDIMADLGLEQIDDSAELEKIIKAVIEKNPKQVGQYSQGKTNVLQFFVGQVMSVTKGKANPKIVIELLKKLLTS, encoded by the coding sequence GATTGGCGGACAATGGCTGGCAAAAATAAAAGCCGGTTTGATTGAATTGCCAATGGAAAAAAAGAAACGATTCAAAACCGAATATAATTTTGATGAGACAACTGCGGAAATTTTAGTAAGCGACAAAAATCTGGCCGACTACGCGGAAAAGGTGATTTCTGAACTTAGGGCCTGGATAGACTCTGCGGGAGACGACTGGGCGAGACAAAAAAACAAACTTGCCAAAATCACAGCCAATTGGCTGATTGGAGAATTATTCAAATATTTGAACGAGAATAAGAAAGCCATAATAGACATAAAAATAACTCCGGAAAATTTTGCTGAGTTTATCGCCCTTGTTCATAAGGGAAAAATAAATTCCTCGGCCGCCCAAAAAATAATGCAAACAATGTATGAAAAAGGCGGGGACCCGACTGATATTATGGCTGATTTGGGGTTGGAGCAAATTGACGACAGCGCCGAACTGGAAAAAATAATAAAAGCCGTGATAGAAAAAAATCCAAAGCAGGTTGGGCAATATAGCCAAGGCAAGACCAATGTGCTGCAATTCTTTGTCGGCCAAGTTATGTCAGTTACGAAAGGCAAGGCCAATCCCAAAATTGTCATAGAACTTCTTAAGAAACTACTCACAAGTTAA